The following are encoded together in the Bacillus sp. V2I10 genome:
- the fliY gene encoding flagellar motor switch phosphatase FliY, translating into MSNGMLSQDEIDALLKGTDSIDEKSFSIETDDYLNDMEKDAIGEIGNISFGSSATALSTLLHQKVEITTPTVSVVQKQRLSDEFPHPYVAIKVNYTEGFIGSNLLVIKQSDAAIIADLMIGGNGETSDSTLDEIMISAVQEAMNQMMGSAATSMSTIFNKKVDISPPSIELLDVKEGEGTEAFLKEDLFIKVAFRLKIGVLIDSEIMQLLPLQFAKGLVDELMNPNEQAAAIEAVKEERRIEPAPQNRPSYASQPVQQSAEKRQVDVKPAEFSSFEPVPAYQNEMKNLDMLLDIPLQVTVELGRTKRSVKEILELSSGSIIELDKLAGEPVDILINNKIVAQGEVVVIEENFGVRVTDILSQSERLNKLK; encoded by the coding sequence GTGAGTAATGGGATGTTATCTCAGGATGAAATTGATGCTCTTTTAAAAGGAACAGATTCAATTGATGAAAAGAGTTTTTCGATAGAAACCGACGATTATTTAAATGATATGGAAAAAGATGCAATTGGGGAGATTGGCAATATTTCATTTGGCAGTTCAGCTACAGCACTATCTACATTGCTGCATCAAAAAGTGGAAATTACCACTCCAACTGTTTCTGTTGTGCAAAAACAAAGATTATCAGATGAGTTTCCACATCCATATGTAGCGATTAAGGTGAACTATACAGAAGGATTTATCGGCAGTAATCTGCTTGTGATTAAACAAAGTGATGCAGCGATAATCGCTGATTTGATGATAGGAGGAAATGGTGAAACTTCTGATTCAACACTGGATGAAATTATGATCAGCGCGGTTCAAGAAGCGATGAATCAAATGATGGGGTCAGCTGCAACCTCAATGTCTACGATCTTCAACAAAAAAGTAGATATCTCTCCTCCGTCTATTGAGCTTCTTGATGTAAAAGAAGGAGAGGGAACAGAAGCCTTTCTAAAGGAAGATTTATTTATAAAAGTGGCATTCAGGCTGAAGATCGGTGTTTTAATAGATTCAGAGATTATGCAGCTGCTGCCTCTGCAATTTGCAAAAGGTCTTGTTGATGAGCTAATGAATCCAAATGAGCAGGCTGCGGCGATTGAAGCTGTTAAAGAAGAAAGACGGATTGAACCAGCACCTCAGAACCGGCCCAGTTATGCTTCACAGCCTGTTCAGCAAAGCGCAGAGAAACGGCAAGTCGATGTTAAACCGGCTGAATTTTCATCTTTCGAACCTGTTCCAGCCTATCAAAATGAAATGAAAAATCTTGATATGCTGCTTGATATCCCACTTCAGGTAACTGTTGAGCTTGGCCGCACAAAGCGTTCAGTTAAAGAAATTCTGGAACTTTCCTCCGGCTCAATTATTGAATTGGATAAACTTGCAGGCGAACCTGTTGATATTCTAATTAACAATAAAATCGTCGCACAAGGGGAAGTAGTTGTTATTGAAGAAAATTTCGGAGTGCGGGTGACTGATATTTTAAGTCAGTCTGAGCGTTTAAATAAACTAAAGTAA
- the fliR gene encoding flagellar biosynthetic protein FliR, translated as MNVIESFPAFLLIFARMSAFFVTLPLFSYRTIPSSHKIGFSFFLSLIVFTAVNPEPMELNGAFILLAVKEVMIGLFIGFSAYLMMAAVQIAGSLIDFQMGFAIANIIDPQTGAQSPLIGQFLNILALLFMLSVNAHHLLLDGVFYSFQYIPLENAAFPLKDGNIANMITKSFSAMFLIAFQMSFPVVASLFLVDLALGIVARTVPQLNIFVVGLPLKIGVSFIMLILVMGAMFILIQHVFETMLYTMGGLMEIIGGAGNGIS; from the coding sequence ATGAATGTAATTGAAAGTTTTCCGGCTTTTTTGCTTATCTTTGCAAGAATGAGCGCATTTTTCGTTACACTGCCGCTGTTTTCGTATCGCACGATTCCATCATCACATAAAATCGGTTTTTCTTTTTTTCTTTCTCTTATCGTATTTACTGCAGTAAATCCAGAACCGATGGAACTGAACGGAGCATTTATTCTCCTTGCAGTAAAAGAAGTCATGATCGGTCTTTTCATTGGTTTTTCTGCCTATCTTATGATGGCTGCTGTGCAAATAGCCGGCAGTTTGATCGATTTTCAAATGGGATTTGCCATTGCCAATATTATCGATCCGCAAACCGGGGCGCAAAGTCCGTTAATTGGTCAATTCCTTAATATCCTGGCCTTGCTCTTTATGCTGAGTGTAAACGCCCATCATCTCTTGCTGGACGGCGTTTTTTACAGTTTTCAATACATTCCGCTTGAGAATGCTGCGTTTCCTCTCAAAGATGGGAATATCGCTAATATGATCACAAAATCGTTCAGTGCGATGTTTTTGATCGCCTTTCAAATGTCATTTCCTGTTGTGGCATCGCTGTTCCTGGTGGATCTGGCTCTTGGAATTGTAGCCCGCACTGTGCCTCAGCTGAATATTTTTGTAGTTGGACTTCCGCTGAAAATTGGTGTCAGCTTTATTATGCTCATATTAGTCATGGGAGCGATGTTCATTCTCATCCAGCATGTGTTTGAAACCATGCTATATACGATGGGGGGGTTAATGGAAATAATCGGAGGAGCAGGAAATGGAATTTCTTAA
- a CDS encoding response regulator → MAHKIMIVDDAAFMRMMIKDIFTKNGFEVVAEAADGAQAVEKYKEHYPDLVTMDITMPEMDGITALKEIKKMNAHAKVIMCSAMGQQAMVIDAIQAGAKDFIVKPFQADRVLEAIHKTLS, encoded by the coding sequence ATGGCACATAAAATTATGATCGTGGACGATGCAGCATTTATGAGAATGATGATCAAAGATATCTTTACAAAAAATGGATTTGAGGTTGTAGCTGAAGCTGCTGACGGTGCACAGGCTGTTGAGAAGTATAAAGAGCATTACCCGGACCTTGTAACAATGGATATTACTATGCCCGAAATGGATGGCATTACCGCCCTCAAAGAAATTAAAAAAATGAACGCTCATGCAAAAGTCATCATGTGTTCTGCCATGGGACAGCAGGCAATGGTCATCGATGCGATTCAAGCAGGCGCAAAAGACTTTATCGTGAAGCCTTTTCAGGCAGACAGAGTGCTTGAAGCCATTCATAAAACATTAAGTTAA
- the fliL gene encoding flagellar basal body-associated protein FliL encodes MNKKLLTIMLVIITSITLIGVSALVIVTNFMDTAEAKEKEPSIDEVIEYSFDLPEITTNLASDNIVRLSFKLETDSKKAKEELEKREFQVRDIIISELSNIPAEELDGKDGMDAFKETVKKRANELMQKGKIQKVYTTSYIIQ; translated from the coding sequence ATGAATAAAAAATTATTAACCATCATGCTTGTCATCATTACATCCATTACGTTAATAGGCGTATCAGCATTAGTCATCGTAACAAATTTTATGGATACGGCAGAAGCAAAAGAAAAAGAGCCGTCCATCGATGAGGTCATCGAGTATTCCTTTGATCTTCCGGAAATTACGACTAATCTGGCAAGTGATAACATTGTCCGTTTGTCTTTTAAACTAGAAACGGACAGCAAGAAAGCGAAAGAAGAGCTCGAAAAAAGAGAATTTCAAGTCAGAGATATTATCATTTCAGAGCTTTCAAATATTCCTGCTGAAGAATTGGATGGAAAAGACGGTATGGACGCTTTTAAAGAGACTGTTAAGAAGCGGGCAAACGAATTGATGCAAAAAGGCAAAATTCAGAAGGTCTACACAACCTCCTATATCATTCAATAG
- the fliM gene encoding flagellar motor switch protein FliM, whose amino-acid sequence MTSEILSQNEIDALLSAISSGEMDADELKKEETERKVKVYDFKRALRFSKDQIRSLTRIHENFARLLTTYFSAQLRTYVQISVGSVDQLPYEEFIRSIPKMTILNVFEVNPLKGRVLMEVNPIIAYAMMDRLMGGLGTGINKSDQLTEIESRIMSNLFEKSLDNYKEAWSSIYNIEPVMNDLEVNPQFLQMVSPNETVVVISLNTQIGETSGMINLCIPHVILEPIIPRLSVHFWMQSERKEPKQNEVEALERKIHSAELQIIAELGISEITIQEFLDIQAGDVIQLEKAIDQPLVVKIGDKPKFYGQPGKVKRKAAVQVIGHYQRGHEEGE is encoded by the coding sequence ATGACAAGTGAAATATTGTCTCAAAATGAAATTGATGCTTTGCTGTCAGCTATTTCGTCAGGTGAAATGGATGCAGATGAATTAAAAAAAGAAGAAACAGAACGAAAAGTAAAAGTTTACGATTTTAAGAGAGCTCTAAGGTTTTCTAAAGATCAAATTAGAAGCTTAACGAGAATTCATGAAAACTTTGCAAGGCTTTTAACAACGTATTTTTCAGCTCAGCTGAGAACATATGTCCAGATCAGTGTAGGATCTGTAGATCAGCTGCCATATGAAGAATTTATCCGGTCGATTCCAAAGATGACCATTCTTAATGTATTTGAAGTTAACCCTTTAAAGGGGCGCGTATTAATGGAAGTCAACCCGATTATCGCTTATGCCATGATGGACAGGCTTATGGGCGGACTTGGCACAGGCATAAATAAATCTGATCAATTGACGGAAATTGAAAGCAGAATTATGTCAAACCTGTTTGAAAAATCACTTGATAATTACAAAGAGGCATGGAGCTCAATCTATAACATAGAGCCGGTCATGAATGATCTTGAAGTCAACCCGCAGTTCCTTCAGATGGTTTCACCGAATGAAACGGTGGTTGTGATTTCGCTGAACACTCAGATTGGTGAAACGAGCGGCATGATAAATCTCTGTATTCCGCATGTCATCTTAGAACCGATTATTCCCCGTTTAAGTGTTCACTTTTGGATGCAGTCTGAAAGAAAAGAACCAAAGCAAAACGAAGTTGAAGCTCTAGAAAGAAAAATTCATTCAGCAGAACTTCAGATTATCGCGGAACTGGGAATATCAGAGATTACCATACAAGAATTTTTGGACATTCAAGCGGGAGATGTTATACAGCTGGAAAAAGCCATTGATCAGCCTTTAGTGGTCAAAATTGGAGATAAACCAAAATTTTATGGTCAGCCCGGTAAAGTAAAAAGAAAAGCAGCAGTGCAAGTAATCGGCCATTATCAGAGGGGGCACGAAGAAGGTGAGTAA
- a CDS encoding flagellar FlbD family protein: MILLTRLNGKSFTLNAIYIEQVESFPDTTITLTNGKKFVVKESEAAVSILTRNFYREIQLLHASGSAEVTGHE, encoded by the coding sequence TTGATTTTATTAACTCGTTTGAACGGAAAGTCTTTTACACTAAACGCGATTTACATAGAGCAGGTAGAGTCTTTTCCGGACACAACCATAACACTTACCAACGGGAAAAAATTTGTTGTAAAAGAATCAGAAGCTGCCGTTTCAATATTAACTCGCAATTTTTATAGAGAAATTCAACTTTTACATGCATCAGGTTCTGCGGAGGTGACCGGACATGAATAA
- the flhB gene encoding flagellar biosynthesis protein FlhB: MEFLKLDLQFFSGEKTEKATPRKRDDVRKKGQVAKSADVNTAISLLAIFLSLLFIGPFMLQRILAMMNASLQETILLNLTEKNVHELMVEMVIESAYISAPVMGVALVAGVAGNYMQVGFLFSTEAIQMKLEKINPIQGFKRIYSMRAIVELLKSILKISFVGAVTFSVIWFQIGEILSLSKLTVEKAFIFIAKLTFQMGLFASIALLFLSLLDYFYQKFDFEKNIRMSKQDLKDEYKKSEGDPLIKSRIKQRQREMAARRMMQDVPSADVVITNPTHFAIALKYDEDKMDAPFVVAKGVDFVAQKIKETAKANDVTMVENRPLARALYDQVEIGKAVPEEFFKAIAEILAYVYQLKNKI, encoded by the coding sequence ATGGAATTTCTTAAACTTGATCTGCAATTCTTTTCAGGTGAAAAAACAGAAAAAGCTACTCCGCGCAAGCGTGATGATGTCAGAAAAAAAGGACAGGTTGCCAAAAGTGCAGATGTAAATACGGCAATCAGCCTGCTGGCCATTTTTTTATCCCTTCTGTTTATAGGGCCATTCATGCTGCAGCGAATACTCGCAATGATGAATGCCTCTTTGCAAGAGACAATTTTACTGAATTTGACAGAAAAAAATGTCCATGAACTGATGGTTGAGATGGTGATCGAGTCAGCTTATATAAGTGCTCCTGTCATGGGGGTGGCATTAGTTGCAGGAGTCGCAGGAAACTATATGCAGGTAGGCTTTTTATTCTCAACAGAAGCCATTCAGATGAAGCTTGAGAAAATTAATCCGATTCAAGGCTTCAAGCGTATTTATTCCATGAGAGCGATTGTTGAACTGCTTAAATCGATATTGAAAATATCATTTGTGGGAGCTGTAACTTTTTCTGTCATCTGGTTTCAGATAGGAGAAATTTTGTCTCTTTCAAAATTAACAGTAGAAAAAGCGTTCATATTCATTGCAAAGCTCACCTTTCAAATGGGATTGTTTGCTTCCATTGCCCTGTTATTTCTCTCGCTGCTTGATTATTTTTATCAAAAATTCGATTTTGAAAAGAACATCCGCATGTCAAAGCAGGATTTAAAAGATGAGTACAAAAAGTCAGAGGGAGATCCGTTAATTAAGTCGCGAATTAAACAAAGACAAAGAGAAATGGCAGCCAGACGCATGATGCAGGATGTCCCGAGTGCAGATGTCGTCATTACAAACCCGACCCATTTTGCTATCGCCTTAAAATATGACGAAGACAAAATGGATGCACCGTTCGTTGTCGCTAAAGGAGTCGATTTTGTTGCTCAAAAAATCAAAGAGACGGCAAAAGCAAATGATGTGACAATGGTAGAAAATCGTCCTTTAGCTAGAGCGCTTTACGATCAAGTTGAAATCGGAAAAGCGGTGCCTGAAGAATTTTTTAAAGCTATTGCAGAAATATTGGCTTATGTCTATCAGCTGAAAAATAAGATTTAA
- the flhF gene encoding flagellar biosynthesis protein FlhF — protein MKVKKYIAPNMQEAMKRIKDELGHDAVILNSKVVHTGGVFGLFMKKKIEVIAGRDPDPRIRRSHLKPELMKAEPEAANKINHEQSLISELLELKNLLKSLSINEQQKGFPPHLIKLNQILQDKEIGLASRSDILSELPNDVSWQSPPEFHSEVIKVMEKKMGHLTFGGISYQKKYINVVGPTGVGKTTTLAKLAAESMLKNHKKIAFITTDTYRIAAIEQIKTYANILNAPLAVCYSIEDFQRAKEKFEDMDMVFIDTAGRNFRNRQLVNDLEKLIDFTEEMETFLVLSVTSKLNDMLEIHDNFSSIHIDKIIFTKLDETNTKGSMYDFILSAEKGVAYMTYGQNVPDDILIATEKLTAEEIMR, from the coding sequence ATGAAAGTAAAGAAATATATTGCTCCAAATATGCAGGAAGCAATGAAAAGAATAAAAGACGAGCTTGGTCATGATGCCGTGATATTAAACTCAAAGGTTGTTCATACCGGCGGAGTCTTCGGTCTTTTTATGAAAAAAAAGATTGAAGTGATTGCCGGACGCGATCCGGACCCGAGGATAAGAAGAAGTCATTTGAAACCTGAATTGATGAAAGCTGAGCCAGAGGCAGCAAATAAGATTAATCATGAGCAATCCCTGATATCGGAGTTGCTTGAGCTGAAAAACCTCCTGAAATCTTTAAGTATAAATGAACAGCAAAAGGGATTTCCTCCACATTTGATAAAACTGAATCAAATTCTTCAAGATAAAGAAATAGGTTTAGCCAGCAGATCTGACATACTTTCGGAATTGCCAAATGACGTGTCTTGGCAATCTCCTCCTGAATTTCATTCAGAAGTGATCAAGGTGATGGAGAAGAAGATGGGTCATTTGACGTTCGGAGGGATTTCCTACCAAAAGAAATATATTAATGTTGTCGGGCCAACTGGTGTCGGCAAAACAACTACACTTGCTAAGCTTGCAGCCGAAAGCATGCTGAAAAATCATAAAAAAATTGCATTCATCACAACGGATACATACCGGATCGCGGCAATCGAACAAATTAAAACATATGCCAACATATTAAATGCACCGCTTGCAGTCTGTTATTCCATTGAAGATTTTCAGAGAGCAAAAGAAAAATTCGAGGATATGGATATGGTTTTTATTGATACGGCCGGCAGGAATTTCAGGAACAGGCAGCTTGTCAATGATTTAGAAAAGCTGATTGATTTCACGGAAGAAATGGAAACATTCTTGGTCCTGTCTGTTACATCCAAACTAAATGACATGCTTGAAATACATGATAATTTCTCATCCATTCATATCGATAAAATCATTTTTACAAAGCTTGATGAAACAAATACAAAAGGATCCATGTATGATTTTATCCTTTCTGCTGAAAAAGGTG
- the fliQ gene encoding flagellar biosynthesis protein FliQ produces the protein MSSEFVISIAEKAIYTTLIICGPLLAIALVIGLVVSVFQATTQIQEQTLAFVPKIVGVLIGLVFFGPWMLSTIISYAQDIFGNLNRFVG, from the coding sequence ATGAGTTCAGAATTTGTCATTTCGATTGCTGAAAAAGCCATTTATACAACCTTAATCATATGCGGTCCTCTTTTGGCGATCGCATTGGTTATTGGATTAGTTGTCAGTGTTTTTCAGGCTACAACACAAATTCAGGAGCAGACGCTTGCTTTTGTTCCTAAAATTGTGGGAGTGCTGATCGGGCTCGTCTTTTTCGGCCCGTGGATGCTGTCAACCATCATATCGTATGCCCAGGATATTTTCGGCAATCTTAATAGATTTGTAGGTTAA
- the fliP gene encoding flagellar type III secretion system pore protein FliP (The bacterial flagellar biogenesis protein FliP forms a type III secretion system (T3SS)-type pore required for flagellar assembly.): MNEFVEIFSNSDAENVSTSVRLLLLLTVLSLAPSILILMTCFTRIIIVLSFVRTSLATQQMPPNQVLIGIALFLTFFIMAPTFSEINKQALTPLFNEEIRLEEAYEKAALPLKEFMSKHTRQKDLALFLEYAKMEKPESVEDIPLTALVPAFAISEIKTAFQIGFMIFIPFLVIDMVVASILMSMGMMMLPPVMISLPFKILLFVLVDGWYLVVKSLLQSF, translated from the coding sequence ATGAATGAATTTGTGGAAATATTCAGCAATAGCGATGCGGAAAATGTAAGCACCTCTGTAAGATTGCTGCTGTTGCTGACTGTCCTCTCTCTCGCACCTAGCATTTTAATTTTAATGACATGTTTTACCCGTATCATCATCGTTCTGTCTTTTGTAAGGACGTCACTCGCAACGCAGCAGATGCCCCCGAACCAGGTGCTGATCGGCATTGCCCTGTTTTTAACATTTTTCATTATGGCCCCGACTTTTTCAGAAATCAATAAACAGGCATTGACGCCATTATTTAATGAAGAAATTAGACTCGAAGAGGCTTATGAAAAAGCAGCTCTCCCTTTAAAAGAATTTATGAGCAAGCATACGAGGCAAAAGGATTTAGCTCTGTTTCTTGAATATGCAAAGATGGAAAAGCCGGAATCGGTAGAAGACATTCCGCTTACAGCGCTTGTTCCTGCGTTTGCAATCAGTGAAATAAAAACCGCTTTTCAAATTGGGTTTATGATTTTTATACCATTTTTAGTCATCGACATGGTGGTAGCAAGTATTTTGATGTCAATGGGAATGATGATGCTTCCGCCTGTGATGATTTCACTTCCATTTAAAATTCTGCTATTTGTTCTTGTAGATGGGTGGTATTTGGTCGTGAAATCACTTCTTCAAAGTTTTTAA
- the flhA gene encoding flagellar biosynthesis protein FlhA: MQARDLSVLLSVILIVAMLIIPFPTWLLSLLIMINITLALLVLLTSMNMREPLDFAIFPSLLLLLTLFRLGLNVSTTRAILSHGEAGGVVETFGTFVVGGNILVGFVVFLILIIIQFVVITKGSERVSEVAARFTLDAMPGKQMSIDADLNAGVISEQQARTRREKVSREADFYGAMDGASKFVKGDAIAGIIIVIINMIFGIIIGMMQLGMGFGDAAAHFTMLTVGDGIVSQIPALLISTATGIVVTRAASDGNLGTDITSQLFAYPKMMYVAASTILLLGIFTPIGLFVTVPIASAFGFGGYFISKSKQDQLKLEEEVEEEVEIDEMKTPESVVQLLNVDPIEFEFGYGLIPLADTNQGGDLLDRIVMIRRQLAIELGLVIPVVRIRDNIQLQPNEYRLKLKGNEVAKGEVLLDHYLAMAPGIEDDSIEGIDTIEPSFGLPAKWINEENKDAAEMYGYTVVDPPSVVSTHITETIKQYAHELLGRQETKQLIDHLKESYPILAEEVTPSPLLIGDIQKVLGKLLKEKVSIRNLPVIFESLADYGKMTSDTELLGEYVRQALAKQITSQYSSGEILKVVTLSGRVEKAVAEGVQQTEHGNYLSIEPDISQAIIESIAKEIEQLALQEQPPILLCSPAVRMYVRQLIDRYFPQLPVLSYNELEANVEVQSVGVVNIA, translated from the coding sequence ATGCAAGCTCGAGATTTATCTGTTCTATTAAGTGTTATATTGATTGTTGCAATGCTGATTATCCCATTTCCAACATGGCTCTTAAGCCTGCTGATTATGATAAATATCACTCTTGCCCTGCTCGTTCTTTTAACGTCAATGAATATGAGGGAGCCGCTTGATTTTGCTATTTTTCCCTCTTTATTGCTGCTGCTGACTCTCTTTCGTTTGGGGTTGAATGTTTCTACTACCCGTGCGATTCTCTCACATGGAGAAGCAGGCGGTGTTGTTGAAACTTTTGGAACGTTTGTAGTTGGCGGAAATATATTAGTAGGATTTGTTGTATTCCTTATCCTGATTATCATTCAGTTTGTTGTGATCACGAAGGGATCGGAAAGGGTATCTGAAGTTGCAGCAAGATTTACCCTTGATGCAATGCCGGGAAAACAGATGAGCATAGATGCAGATTTAAATGCAGGCGTAATCTCTGAGCAGCAGGCCCGCACCCGCCGTGAAAAAGTATCCAGGGAAGCAGATTTCTACGGAGCTATGGACGGAGCGAGCAAATTTGTAAAAGGAGATGCGATTGCAGGAATTATCATCGTCATTATCAACATGATTTTCGGAATTATTATTGGAATGATGCAGCTTGGCATGGGCTTTGGAGATGCAGCAGCTCATTTTACAATGCTTACAGTTGGTGACGGTATTGTCAGTCAAATACCTGCCCTGCTTATTTCAACTGCAACCGGCATAGTTGTGACCAGAGCTGCTTCAGACGGCAATTTAGGAACAGACATTACTAGTCAATTGTTTGCCTATCCGAAAATGATGTATGTCGCAGCATCAACCATTCTCCTGCTCGGTATTTTTACTCCAATTGGTTTATTTGTTACAGTTCCAATAGCTTCAGCATTTGGTTTTGGAGGATATTTTATTTCTAAATCAAAACAAGATCAGCTGAAATTGGAAGAAGAGGTTGAAGAGGAAGTTGAGATTGATGAAATGAAAACACCTGAGAGTGTTGTTCAGCTGCTGAATGTCGATCCAATTGAATTTGAATTTGGATACGGTCTGATTCCGCTTGCTGACACGAACCAGGGCGGTGATCTGCTTGACCGGATCGTGATGATAAGGAGACAGCTGGCCATTGAACTCGGACTTGTGATTCCTGTTGTAAGAATACGCGACAATATCCAGCTTCAGCCCAACGAATACAGGCTAAAGCTGAAAGGAAATGAAGTAGCCAAAGGCGAGGTTCTTCTAGATCACTATTTGGCAATGGCCCCGGGAATTGAAGATGATTCCATTGAAGGGATTGATACGATCGAGCCTTCATTTGGGCTTCCTGCAAAATGGATCAATGAAGAAAACAAGGATGCAGCTGAAATGTACGGCTATACGGTCGTTGATCCACCGTCGGTTGTATCTACCCATATTACAGAAACGATCAAACAATATGCTCACGAACTGCTTGGCCGGCAGGAGACAAAACAGCTTATTGACCATTTGAAAGAATCATATCCGATTTTGGCAGAAGAGGTTACGCCATCTCCTCTTTTAATCGGCGATATTCAAAAAGTACTTGGAAAGCTATTAAAAGAAAAGGTGTCAATCCGAAATTTGCCGGTGATTTTTGAATCTTTAGCAGATTACGGAAAAATGACATCCGATACAGAATTATTAGGAGAATACGTTAGACAGGCACTTGCAAAACAAATAACGAGCCAGTATTCATCAGGTGAAATATTAAAAGTAGTGACCCTTTCTGGAAGAGTTGAAAAAGCTGTTGCAGAAGGAGTGCAGCAAACAGAGCATGGAAATTACCTGTCTATTGAACCGGATATCTCTCAAGCTATTATTGAATCAATTGCTAAAGAAATCGAACAATTAGCCCTGCAGGAGCAGCCACCGATTCTTCTTTGCTCGCCCGCAGTAAGAATGTATGTCAGACAGTTAATAGACCGCTATTTTCCTCAGCTGCCGGTGCTCTCCTATAACGAGCTTGAGGCCAATGTGGAAGTTCAAAGTGTCGGGGTGGTGAATATCGCATGA
- the fliO gene encoding flagellar biosynthetic protein FliO produces MKINWAGIAIIVFLFLIPYGETVVHAEQGTESVADWVGSDEKTADSKSEKTGGDEINQSADTSVTAWDFIKMILSTAFILFLIYILLKFVSKRKNFTSSSNYIENLGGTNIGQNRSIQLIKVGKKVLVVGVSDSVQLLKEIEDEDECKEIVEEHQQRFAPAIDPKHWLNKVSGPLFNTKNNRSASGHSFSFKEQLEQLKKERRSSLEDLTRKDYTK; encoded by the coding sequence GTGAAAATCAATTGGGCCGGAATAGCTATCATAGTTTTCCTCTTCCTTATACCATACGGTGAGACAGTTGTTCATGCGGAGCAGGGGACTGAATCCGTAGCAGATTGGGTCGGGTCAGATGAAAAAACGGCTGACAGCAAGAGTGAAAAAACCGGCGGGGATGAAATAAATCAGTCTGCTGATACGTCGGTTACAGCTTGGGATTTCATTAAGATGATCCTCTCAACTGCATTTATCTTATTTTTAATTTACATACTGCTTAAATTTGTGAGTAAAAGAAAAAATTTCACTTCTTCATCAAATTACATTGAAAATCTTGGCGGAACAAATATCGGTCAGAATCGTTCCATTCAGTTAATAAAAGTAGGGAAAAAAGTCCTTGTAGTAGGTGTTTCAGATTCGGTTCAGCTGTTAAAAGAAATTGAGGATGAGGATGAATGCAAAGAGATAGTAGAGGAACATCAGCAAAGATTCGCTCCTGCGATTGACCCGAAACATTGGCTAAACAAAGTATCTGGGCCGTTATTTAACACTAAAAATAACAGGAGCGCAAGCGGGCATTCATTTTCCTTTAAAGAACAGCTGGAGCAATTAAAAAAGGAAAGACGAAGCAGCTTAGAGGATTTGACAAGAAAGGATTACACAAAATGA